The DNA sequence CAGATCTTTGTTCAGCTGCCGCTGGATGAGCCGGATAGTGCTGAGCAGCTGGGAGAGCCCCTCCAGGGCGTAATACTCGCACTGGATCGGAATGAGTACCGAGTCGGCCGCTGTCAGGCCATTCACGGTGAGCAGTCCCAGTGACGGCGGACAGTCGATGAAAATGTATTCATACTCACGGGTCATTTCGCTCAGGGCCCTCTTGAGAATGTACTCTCTGGCCAGCATGCCTACCAGCTCTACTTCGGCCCCAACCAGCTGATGGGTGGATGGCATCAGATCCAGGTATTCCAGCTGCGTCCTGACGATAGCCTCATCAAAGGTGGTGTTGTTGGTGAGAATATCGTAGATCGAGCGCTTGAAGGAGCCCATTTCCACCCCCACGCCGCTGGTGGCGTTGGCCTGGGGATCTATATCGACCAGCAACGTGGGTATTTCGCTGGCAGCCAGCCCAGCGGCCAGGTTCACCGCCGTGGTGGTCTTGCCCACCCCGCCCTTCTGGTTAGCAATAGTTATGATTTTAGAGTAATCAAACACGCGCTATTCGCCAGTAATATGACCTTACTTTTGCTGGGAAAGTTTACGTGTTAGGGCTTATCTGGTGCAAGGACGTCAAGCACTTCCTGCCGGCTTTCTC is a window from the Candidatus Neomarinimicrobiota bacterium genome containing:
- a CDS encoding ParA family protein, which codes for MFDYSKIITIANQKGGVGKTTTAVNLAAGLAASEIPTLLVDIDPQANATSGVGVEMGSFKRSIYDILTNNTTFDEAIVRTQLEYLDLMPSTHQLVGAEVELVGMLAREYILKRALSEMTREYEYIFIDCPPSLGLLTVNGLTAADSVLIPIQCEYYALEGLSQLLSTIRLIQRQLNKDL